In one Syntrophales bacterium genomic region, the following are encoded:
- a CDS encoding deoxyhypusine synthase yields the protein MKIKKKDYLHTPVRHIDITSIDAVDLVRAMKGMSFTARDLAAGADLFERMLKDRSCSVILCIAGSTSAAGCMNLYADLVKHNMVDAIVATGASIVDMDFFEALGFRHYQGSPHVDDRQLRSLYIDRIYDTFIDEEELQNCDRTIGEIADSLPPGIYSSREFIREMGRFLKKGARKKGSLVETAFDHDVPIFCPAFSDSSAGFGLVLHQTKYPNAHVSIDSVKDFRELTQIKIKARTTGLFIVGGGVPKNFAQDTVICAEVLGKEVPMHKYAVQVTVADVRDGACSSSTLKEASSWGKVDGTSEQMVYGEATSILPLMASYVYHRGAWKKRRRRSFSKLFPDRSVKK from the coding sequence ATGAAGATCAAAAAGAAGGATTATCTCCACACGCCAGTGAGGCATATCGACATCACATCCATCGACGCCGTCGACCTGGTCCGGGCCATGAAGGGCATGTCCTTTACCGCCCGGGACCTGGCCGCCGGCGCCGACCTCTTCGAACGGATGCTGAAGGACCGGTCCTGTTCCGTCATCCTCTGCATCGCCGGTAGCACGAGCGCCGCCGGCTGCATGAACCTCTACGCTGACCTGGTGAAGCACAACATGGTGGACGCCATCGTGGCGACGGGGGCCTCCATCGTCGACATGGATTTCTTCGAGGCCCTGGGATTCCGTCATTACCAGGGAAGCCCCCACGTGGACGACCGCCAGCTCCGCTCCCTCTACATCGACCGGATCTACGATACCTTCATCGACGAGGAGGAACTCCAGAACTGCGACCGCACGATCGGGGAGATAGCGGATTCGCTGCCCCCGGGAATCTACTCCTCCCGGGAGTTCATCCGGGAGATGGGCCGTTTTCTCAAAAAGGGCGCGCGGAAAAAGGGCTCTCTCGTGGAGACGGCCTTCGATCACGACGTGCCCATCTTCTGTCCCGCCTTTTCGGACAGCAGTGCCGGCTTCGGGCTTGTCCTGCATCAGACAAAGTACCCCAATGCCCATGTTTCCATCGATTCCGTCAAGGATTTCAGGGAGTTGACCCAGATCAAGATCAAGGCCAGGACGACGGGTCTTTTCATTGTCGGCGGTGGTGTACCGAAGAATTTTGCACAGGATACGGTCATCTGCGCGGAAGTCCTGGGGAAGGAGGTCCCAATGCACAAGTATGCCGTCCAGGTTACCGTGGCGGATGTCCGGGACGGGGCCTGCTCCAGCTCCACGCTCAAGGAGGCGAGCTCCTGGGGCAAGGTGGACGGCACGAGCGAGCAGATGGTGTATGGAGAGGCGACTTCGATCCTGCCGCTGATGGCCAGCTATGTATACCATCGGGGGGCCTGGAAGAAACGGCGGCGCCGGTCGTTCTCGAAGCTGTTTCCGGACAGGTCGGTAAAGAAATAG
- a CDS encoding exodeoxyribonuclease VII small subunit, protein MAREKFEDALEKLEQIVRRMEAGEMTLDESLKAFEEGIRLVRLCNARLDDAERRVEVLLREGDQLAVKLFGGEDS, encoded by the coding sequence ATGGCCCGGGAAAAATTCGAGGACGCCCTCGAAAAACTGGAACAGATCGTTCGCCGAATGGAAGCCGGTGAAATGACCCTGGATGAATCCCTGAAGGCCTTCGAGGAGGGCATCCGCCTGGTCCGCCTCTGCAACGCCCGCCTCGACGACGCGGAGAGGCGTGTCGAGGTGCTTCTCCGGGAGGGAGACCAGCTGGCGGTGAAGCTCTTCGGCGGAGAAGACTCATGA
- the dxs gene encoding 1-deoxy-D-xylulose-5-phosphate synthase: MATKEEKQAPRAVSLAEIQSPEDIRSLEVSQLNLLAEEIRALIIRTVSVCGGHLASSLGAVELTLAIHKVFDTPRDKLVWDVGHQAYAHKILTERRERFSTLRRRGGISGFPKREESPYDVFDVGHSGTSISAAAGIAEAKCLRGEDFKVIAVIGDGSMTSGLAYEGLNWAGDRKKNLIIILNDNEMSISPNVGALSSYMNRMLTGQRAMKIRSEMKSLFRTLPGIGEQMLKFSRQAEEALKGFLLPGALFEDLGFTYVGPLEGHRLDHLVKNLENVRNMPGPVLVHVVTRKGKGYAPAEARPLLFHGIGPFRIETGEPIAAAGGRISYSRMFGNTLIRLAEKDPRIVAITAAMCEGTGLDEFARRFPSRFFDVGIAEQHAVTFAAGLATEGIVPVVAIYSTFFQRSYDQILHDVCLQKLPVVLALDRGGFVGDDGPTHHGLFDLSYLRSIPNMTVLAPKDENEFQHMLKTAVEWGAPIAIRYPRGAVAGVPLDDDLQPLPIGRGEVLCEGGDLAIVAIGSTVLPALAAAERLREEGIGARVVNARSVKPLDADLLCESAVRTGKVLTVEENVLMGGFGSAVLELFQEKGLQNVAVVRLGVPDTFVEQATMAELRDLYGIDEEGILRAARAMVRSGD; encoded by the coding sequence ATGGCCACAAAGGAAGAAAAACAAGCGCCCAGGGCCGTATCCCTCGCGGAGATCCAGTCACCGGAAGACATCCGCAGCCTCGAAGTGTCCCAGTTGAACCTTCTGGCCGAGGAGATCCGTGCCCTCATCATCCGGACCGTTTCCGTATGCGGGGGGCACCTCGCATCCTCCCTCGGCGCGGTGGAGCTGACCCTGGCCATCCACAAGGTTTTCGATACCCCCCGGGACAAGCTTGTCTGGGACGTGGGGCACCAGGCATATGCCCACAAGATCCTCACGGAGCGGCGCGAACGCTTCTCCACCCTGCGCCGCCGGGGCGGCATCAGCGGTTTTCCGAAGCGTGAAGAAAGCCCTTACGACGTGTTCGACGTCGGCCACAGCGGGACGTCCATTTCAGCCGCCGCGGGCATTGCCGAGGCCAAGTGCCTCCGCGGGGAGGACTTCAAGGTGATCGCCGTCATCGGCGACGGCTCCATGACCTCCGGGCTGGCCTACGAGGGGCTGAACTGGGCGGGAGACCGGAAGAAAAACCTGATCATCATCCTCAACGACAACGAGATGTCCATCTCCCCCAACGTCGGCGCTCTTTCCTCCTACATGAACCGGATGTTGACGGGCCAGCGGGCCATGAAAATCCGCTCCGAGATGAAGAGCCTGTTCCGCACCCTGCCGGGCATCGGCGAGCAGATGCTGAAGTTCTCCCGGCAGGCCGAGGAAGCCCTGAAAGGCTTCCTGCTGCCCGGGGCCCTGTTCGAAGACCTTGGCTTTACCTACGTCGGCCCGCTGGAGGGACACCGGCTCGACCACCTTGTCAAAAACCTGGAAAATGTCCGGAACATGCCCGGACCCGTCCTGGTCCACGTGGTGACACGCAAAGGTAAGGGATACGCTCCGGCGGAAGCCAGGCCTCTGCTTTTCCATGGCATCGGTCCCTTCCGCATCGAGACGGGGGAGCCCATCGCGGCGGCAGGCGGAAGGATCTCCTATTCCCGGATGTTCGGCAACACCCTCATCCGCCTGGCCGAGAAGGACCCCCGGATCGTGGCCATTACGGCGGCCATGTGCGAGGGAACGGGCCTCGATGAGTTCGCCCGGCGGTTTCCGTCCCGCTTCTTCGACGTCGGCATCGCCGAACAGCACGCCGTCACCTTTGCCGCCGGCCTGGCAACGGAGGGAATCGTCCCGGTCGTGGCCATCTATTCGACGTTCTTCCAGCGCTCCTACGACCAGATTCTCCACGACGTCTGCCTGCAGAAGCTTCCCGTCGTCCTGGCCCTGGACAGGGGCGGCTTTGTGGGAGACGACGGGCCCACCCATCACGGTCTCTTCGACCTGTCCTATCTGCGGTCGATTCCCAACATGACCGTCCTGGCCCCGAAGGATGAAAATGAATTCCAGCACATGCTGAAGACCGCCGTGGAATGGGGCGCCCCGATCGCGATCCGATATCCCCGCGGGGCCGTGGCGGGAGTGCCCCTGGACGACGACCTGCAACCCCTTCCCATTGGCCGCGGGGAAGTCCTGTGCGAAGGAGGCGATCTGGCCATCGTGGCCATCGGCTCCACGGTCCTGCCCGCCCTGGCGGCGGCGGAGCGGCTGAGGGAGGAAGGAATCGGGGCCCGGGTGGTCAACGCCCGCTCCGTCAAGCCCCTGGATGCCGATCTTTTGTGCGAATCCGCCGTCCGGACGGGAAAGGTGCTGACGGTCGAGGAAAATGTCCTCATGGGGGGGTTCGGCAGCGCCGTCCTGGAGCTTTTCCAGGAAAAGGGTCTCCAGAATGTCGCCGTGGTTCGGCTCGGCGTCCCCGATACCTTCGTCGAGCAGGCCACCATGGCGGAGCTGAGGGACCTCTATGGAATCGACGAGGAGGGCATCCTTCGGGCGGCCCGGGCCATGGTCCGCTCCGGAGACTGA
- the xseA gene encoding exodeoxyribonuclease VII large subunit has translation MMDGFSQKVWTVSELNEAVRDLLEGRFDLLWVEGEVADLRRPSSGHVYFSLKDSGGQVRSVLFRSAAAALRFRIEDGMRLLVRGRLGVYPLRGEYQLVVTAAEPYGIGALQRAFEQLKARLEAEGLFDPTRKKALPFLPGRIGVVTSLSGSVLRDILHVTARRFPSIPLLVAPVRVQGAEAPPEIARAIRDLQGEGLVDVIILARGGGSLEDLAPFNDERVARAIAASTIPVVSAVGHETDYTIADFVADLRAPTPSAAAELVVPVRKDLLATVASLSGRLTQAMDRNISARLDRIASARRRLRDPARLIADRRLTVDERLQRLQRLLQESVSGRRHRLAYAAQHLRYADPRGKIRREAMQLETLHRDMKRALEAAILKEKQRVRTQAVRLDALNPLAVLRRGYALARRLPEGTLVTDASALAEETLVDIRVAEGGFRAAVKETYRS, from the coding sequence ATGATGGATGGGTTTTCCCAAAAAGTCTGGACAGTTTCGGAGCTCAACGAGGCCGTCCGGGACCTGCTGGAGGGACGGTTCGATCTCCTGTGGGTGGAGGGGGAGGTGGCCGATCTTCGTCGTCCCTCCTCCGGACACGTATACTTTTCCCTGAAAGATTCGGGAGGCCAGGTCCGGTCGGTCCTGTTCCGCTCCGCCGCGGCGGCGCTCCGGTTCCGCATCGAGGACGGGATGCGCCTGCTCGTAAGGGGGCGTCTGGGCGTCTATCCGCTCCGGGGAGAGTACCAGCTCGTCGTCACCGCCGCCGAGCCCTACGGAATCGGCGCCCTGCAGCGGGCCTTCGAACAGCTCAAGGCCCGCCTCGAAGCGGAAGGTCTCTTCGACCCCACCCGCAAGAAGGCGCTCCCCTTTCTGCCCGGACGAATCGGGGTGGTCACGTCCCTCTCGGGCTCGGTCCTGCGGGACATTCTGCATGTCACCGCCCGCCGCTTTCCGTCGATTCCGCTCCTGGTCGCCCCGGTGCGGGTCCAGGGCGCGGAGGCCCCCCCGGAGATCGCCCGGGCCATCCGGGATCTCCAGGGGGAAGGGCTCGTGGACGTCATCATCCTGGCCCGGGGAGGAGGATCCTTGGAGGATCTGGCACCCTTCAACGACGAGCGCGTTGCCCGGGCCATCGCGGCCTCCACGATCCCCGTCGTCTCCGCAGTGGGACACGAAACGGACTACACGATCGCCGATTTCGTCGCCGACCTGCGGGCCCCCACTCCCTCCGCGGCGGCGGAGCTGGTCGTACCCGTCCGGAAGGATCTCCTGGCAACGGTGGCGTCTCTCTCCGGACGTCTCACCCAGGCTATGGATCGGAACATTTCCGCTCGTTTGGACCGGATCGCCTCGGCGCGCCGGCGGCTCAGGGACCCGGCCCGGCTGATCGCCGACCGGCGCCTGACCGTGGACGAGCGCCTGCAACGGCTGCAGAGACTCCTCCAGGAATCGGTCTCGGGACGACGGCACCGCCTTGCTTATGCCGCCCAGCACCTGCGATACGCCGACCCCCGCGGAAAAATCCGTCGTGAAGCCATGCAGTTGGAAACCCTGCATCGGGACATGAAGCGGGCCCTGGAGGCGGCGATCCTCAAGGAAAAGCAGCGGGTCCGGACCCAGGCGGTCCGTCTCGACGCCCTCAACCCCCTGGCGGTGCTCCGGCGCGGATATGCCCTTGCCCGGCGCCTTCCCGAGGGGACCCTCGTCACGGACGCTTCCGCACTGGCCGAAGAAACCCTCGTGGACATCCGGGTGGCCGAGGGTGGATTCCGGGCGGCGGTGAAAGAAACCTACAGGAGCTGA
- a CDS encoding polyprenyl synthetase family protein — translation MNDRPDGFSLYLKSRKELVESALNRYLPAEGVYPVEIYNAMRYSLFAGGKRLRPILCIASAEAMGGLLDDALPAACALEMIHTYSLIHDDLPSMDNDDFRRGAPTSHKVFGEAVAVLAGDALLTEAFRLLTDPAAIRSVEPARVVRIVHEIATAAGAGGMVGGQVVDILSEGRPSDYETLHYIHSGKTGRMILASLRTGAILADGGEEELEAVSEYGRHIGLAFQISDDILNVEGDPSLLGKGTGSDAARRKVTFPALIGLEESRSMARQSIEAALEGIQRLDERADPLRRLARYILERKS, via the coding sequence ATGAATGACAGGCCGGACGGCTTCTCCCTGTACCTGAAGTCCCGCAAGGAGCTCGTGGAAAGCGCCCTGAACCGCTATCTCCCCGCCGAGGGGGTGTACCCGGTCGAGATCTACAACGCCATGCGTTACAGTCTGTTCGCCGGCGGCAAGCGGCTCCGTCCCATCCTCTGCATCGCCTCGGCGGAGGCCATGGGAGGTCTCCTGGATGATGCACTCCCTGCCGCCTGCGCCCTGGAAATGATCCACACGTATTCGCTCATCCACGACGACCTGCCGTCCATGGACAACGACGACTTCCGGCGGGGAGCCCCGACGAGCCACAAGGTTTTCGGCGAAGCGGTGGCCGTCCTGGCGGGGGACGCTCTCCTGACGGAGGCGTTCCGCCTCCTCACGGATCCTGCGGCCATCCGTTCCGTGGAACCCGCCCGGGTGGTCCGGATCGTTCACGAGATCGCCACGGCGGCCGGCGCCGGCGGAATGGTGGGCGGCCAGGTGGTGGACATCCTTTCGGAAGGACGCCCTTCCGATTATGAAACGCTCCATTACATCCACAGCGGCAAAACCGGCCGGATGATCCTCGCCTCGCTCCGGACGGGGGCGATTCTTGCGGACGGCGGGGAAGAGGAACTGGAAGCCGTCTCGGAATACGGCCGGCATATCGGCCTGGCCTTCCAGATTTCCGACGACATCCTGAACGTCGAAGGGGACCCATCCCTTCTCGGAAAGGGAACGGGGAGCGACGCCGCCCGCCGGAAGGTCACCTTTCCCGCCCTGATCGGGCTGGAAGAGTCGAGATCCATGGCCCGGCAGAGCATCGAGGCGGCCCTGGAGGGCATCCAGCGCCTGGACGAACGTGCAGACCCCCTGCGAAGGCTTGCCCGCTATATCCTCGAACGAAAATCCTGA